Part of the Centroberyx gerrardi isolate f3 chromosome 11, fCenGer3.hap1.cur.20231027, whole genome shotgun sequence genome is shown below.
ttcctccctgatcacagctaaataaaaacagcctgtaaaacctGCTATGATaggtgatatgatatgatatatgattttttttaaattaatttatttgttcaATTAATTCAATTCTGAATTTAAAGGTCAAATGTATCCCAGCATtaccctaccattgaatagtgATGTGAGTCATCctgccttaaaggaaaaatccaccataaaacacttaaatactgtaaaaaaaaaacagctattggcgatgtacttCCATTCCTGGGacctttttgttgtttgctgtgtatttttcttattcccacggataattggccaaacacagacaatgtgacgtcatgtcaagatatcgcccagcacagctacaattgAGTTTAATAAGAGAAAATTTGTCAGCTAAAACATCAAGTCATCATTAGGTTTTGGTGTCAGGccctcagaatcaaagggcttctttctagacccACCATTTTacaccaacattcaacaatcataccaatttctccaccaacagtagcctcaatagtccATAATGCCATGCAACCACAAGACGTGTTGCTTTTGCATAAGCTGTTGTTTTCTCGACTAGTGACAGCAgctaccactactgctattgctctctccaccaaTAAGTAAAAACTGGAGTAATTTTAGTTTCATATTTgatattcatttttcaaaagagTAAAACCACattaatatatttgtgattaAATTGAAACACAATAGTTGATGAGAAAAAGCGGCAACGCTGCGGGCTGTAATTCAAACCTGTCAAATTTCGCTAGGGCTGAGCATGGTACTGGTGTTCACTTGTTTACTGTCTTGAGACTCAATCACTAGTAATGAGGGTACTCCTGGCTAAACCGAAATAAATCCTCCtggaatgcaatgaacatcacagactgatgatatataacagtgtaaggtGTGAGgttggaattttcctttaaggagctgctaacccaaaaaagaatttaattagtaTGAGTTTCATAGAGTTTTAATATCCCatgctaaatgctgtttcagaggcttttctatcctcacaagaataaaattctgggggaaacactgaatactttggattggcagcttcaatacaaaatatCAGAATCAGTTTTGGACTTCAGAAATCCATTTCGGTCAAACCCTATTTGGGATCGTCTGATATTAACATTACTAAATTGTTTATCTTAAAACATGTTAACATGCAAAACTGTCATTATTGTAAACGTCTAGAAACAGATATCCGGTTGTTTCCCTGTACTGGGCCTGATGTACAGGAAGTTGTCACCCTGGGTGATGGACGGTACATCCAGAGCCTGATGCGGAGGGGGGGGATCTGGCCTGCAGCTTGCTGCAATGTGGAGGGTTTGAGCTGTTGGGGGTTCGGGGATACTTGCGGGAGGAGTGGGCAGGTAGGTCAATGGACTTGGTGGAAGGGGTAAGGGAACTGATGTACGTGGGTGAACTGGTGTAGCTGGGTGGGCTGTCAGGTTCAGAAGGAGAGCCCATGCTGTTGCTGGACGAGTCACCCATAGAGGAATCCTGCAAAATAGGATAAGCTCAGACAATATCCATTCTCTTCCCAtaattcatacagttccacacattcatacTGGGAGCTCTCAAGTCTAACCAGTTtcctactgttggccactgggagctgtccagtccaaccacagtcttctactgttggctatgggggctgcccagtacaacccaGTCTTCtattggccactgagcagctccactggttcagtgctttgctcaagggcacctcggcagttgttgaaggagggggagagtgtTACGGCTCTGCTTCACTACAGCCATCGGGCATCAGGCATTGCCATCGGCCGTCAGCCATcgaaggaatgattcctttaccagcactgaaagatgctccactgctcgcaTTGCGTTTGCGTTACGTCCGCGTTGCGTTCGATGGCTGCTTCCAAGTTATAAAATCAccgaggttcaattctcgatggctgacgcatgcattctccctcattgaaataaagttgaattgattgttttctggtgtatccattcaaaagtcaacacgctctgtggagcagggaaAACGTCACATTGGCGCAATGCTGATGGCAACGCTGATGGCAAGGCGACGCAACGCTGGTAGTAGAGCTCTAACGTTACTCTCCCTTCCGTCCCACCAAGCCCTCTTAAAAGCATTGGGATTTTGCTCCTATGAAAACATTACAGTCATAAATACTTGAAAGCCAGTAGTAAAGTATATATCATTTTCTAGTGCCTCAAAGAGTCTTTCTGAAATTTGAATCCATTATACTGAGGCCTATTTTTTAACCTTATTTTGAATCACAGAGTGTAATAAAATCATAATGGTGATGAGAGGTACCTTCTCCTGTAGGATGTAAAGTGATACTGCATTCTTTCCTTCATGCTCTGTCATTTTTGGAAGCACATCAACTGCAGCAAAGCACAAGGACATTCGAGTGTCATTCATTACACATTCAGTACTCAttgcccaatttccccatggggatcattaaagtttcatctcatctatgTCCTATATGTGTGTCCTATGTCCTATGTCTTGTCCTATATCTTGTCTCATCTCGTCTTATCTTACATAAATTGAAGAATGTATCACATGTTGCAGACTTTTTTCGTGTATATATACAACAGTTTGTCATTACAGTGGAGTAATGATTGAGTAACAATTCATACCTGCATGATTAATTGGTGAATGCTGAGACTGGTAGTAAAACCCGGAGAGAGGCTTTCTAGCAGGATGTCTTGACCTAAAAACGACAAAATGACACCTATGCATTGATTGATTCTATTGCTATATGAAATGTTAATCACATTTGGGTATGATATGGAAAATACATATCACCTATTGTAAATAAATTGCTCTTGGAGTCATCAATAGAGATTGATGAACTCATACTTCTCTAACTCAAGAGTACATACCATAATATGTGCTTGCAcgtaattatattattatattatattaatgtGGCTAGGCAAAACTTTTGGTCCAGTTTAGtctggatggaggagagggtggGGCATTGAGCCTTTATAGAGGTTGCAAACTATTTTTGCGTTTGACATGTGCCAAGTCTGATTGTACAACAATAGTTTCAAATACaagtaatattgttttttttctttgttgaatTTCATGCACACTGAACACATGTTTTAGGAAGACTAACCTTATCTGTTGACAAAGTAAATGGTTCTTGACCTGTTCTTGATATTTAGTGGCTGATACCGTGGTATTTAGAGGGTAACCGGCTGGGAAAGTTATACCAtaacagtttgttttgtttgtttttgtgaacaTACATGAGCAGCTATACTTGAAAATTAGTATTTTGTGATATGGCCAATCTAGCTGCTCAGTTTTAGTGGAATGTAGCCATTTGAATATGTGGAAAAAAGTGTTGTTCCTTGAtacattattttgcactgtaCTTGTTTGAAATTATAAGTTGTTTCAAGATATGTTTCGTAGATGAGAAGACCAAATTGCACTTGTGAATTGCACTTATGAACATACATGAGCAGCTATACAGACTTATTTCTTGCCTCGaaaaatttcattttgttttttgtgaataAGGCAAATAAAAGCATTGTAAGGAGAATGCCGTTGTagaattttacacattttttatgTGTGGACACCCAACACATTGgttaaaaaaatgagaaatcgAAAATCTATGGCCCCTCAACTGGTAACATTTTAATTATCTGTCCCCAATTCCAAACTAGTTGAATACCCCTGATCTATATGCATTCATATAGAAAACGTAATCTTGATATTGTGCTTCACTCTATTGAGCTAGCTAAGTGGTTACAGTTATTTGGATGTGATGGGAAAGTTAGGCTAGCGAGTTAGCATTATTTGTTTAGCCTGCCagagctaagttagctaagGCTACCTCCAGTAACTTACCAGGAAGACGAACAATCCCCAGCTTTTTGCCCCAAATGTGATTAGTTTTTGCACTGAGACcattcatttgcataatattaaactttttcaacttttctcaTCACGTTGCGGGCCTGGTTCACATCGCCACTTATCCCATCGTACCATGCGCATATGGCTATTAACTTCTTTTAGACACTGAATGGAGGTGATGGTAGTTGCACACCAGACGTGATTTTATGAACTTCATGAAATCACGTCTGGTAAACTATATACCATGAGTATTTAGCTATGCAGACAGCGGTCACTGGAAAACACTGCATTATCTGCTGTTATTAATTGTCTGATTCCCATGTCTATGTCCCTTGCAGATTTTCAGTGTCTTAATCTTTGGCAGGCTGTCCTAATACCAGTGACCTTCCATCATTCAGTAGAAAATCCAAGCATTCAGCTCAGAGACGCAGGCAATGAAAAAAGTTATTTTGCCAAACCCACAATTGATGTTGAATTTACCATGTAACTACCTGCATACAATACTTTTTCACTGGACGTCAGTCCAACATTATTTAACCAGAaacactgtggttctttggcttcGTCCATTGAAATTGAGCTCAAGCATCAAGCATCTCTGCgcctgagaaatgtttgtagaactaaaactacaatctgctcAGTCTGCCTTCACAATTACTTCTGGATGAAGTTGGATTTAGAGCTaaacatattttacacattaatgATTTAACCAAAGAAAACGCTTAGTGGCCCCTGTAATGTTGGCAGTAAATGAAATGTATCCTGAAGCAAGAATCACCCTCTGTACTTTGTCTCCGTATTTGGATGTTCCTATTAATACTTAACAACACTGATTCATGCCAAAGATGTGCACTTATCCCCAATGTGActgtgaatatgaatatgaatattcatCATATGGATGATGTGCTGTGAATCTACAGTTCATCTGTCGCGGTACTGTCGCGGAAGAGTGTCTTTTGGACCTTTGAGGCACCCCAAGATTCATTGACACACCCCTGAAGAACCGCTAATCTTTACAGTTCTAATCATATGTACTTTGGATGCTTTTCACACTGTTGTCCAAATAATAAATTATTGTCCAGCAAAATAAACTTTACTGTGTAGGTTACTAACACAATAAGAGGCCAATGGCAGTTCTTACTTTTTGGAGGGCTTCCAGCAGGCACACACCGTTACCAAGGTGATAAGGAGGAAGATGCCTCCGGTGGAAAGGATGATATAGAGGGAACTCCTCCCTGGTAGGATCACGAGACATCACAGTCAATGAGTTCAGGTATAGCTTTGAACAtaatacagaagaaaaaaacaagggaACATACAAGGTAGAGTTTTTACAGCATGTAACCTCCCATAACTTCATATGGACATCATGACTGAATTTTGAGAATTTATATTATCTAGACGGGCTATAGCATGCAAAGCCAGTTTTTTGAGCTTTCAATGGGCTCCACTCATTTTGGTTCGGTGTAAATTAAATCTGTACTACCACATATTCCACATATTCAGGTCAGGATCACGGTTGCAACAGGGCAGGCAGAGCAACCCAGACATCCTTTTCCCCCAGCAACTTCCTCCAATTAGGGCTGTTCaactatttgtatttgtatctgtatgttCAACAACCTAATTGGTATTCGGATTTGTTTTCAGATAAATCCGGAAATGGGCGTGACTTAAACCAGAAGTGGATGTGGTTTGGACTGATATGTTAAAAATACCCCAAATTCTTACTTTTGTAACCCTTGTAATAATTGCTATTGCTATTGTTGAAATATTAAAGCATTAAACTCATGGTTTTACAATGACATCAATAATAATGAAGTACAAAAACAGCAACCTAGATTTTATCTAACCAACATATGCTTTTTTAAGCACAGCCAACAATAAATAGTCATAAACAGTTATAAACAGGACAAAAATCTCACCCTGAACTTACTATATGCTAGTAAGAACTGCATGAACACTGGGGGACACTAAACGGTCAATTATAAGCACCTTCATTATGAACTACCTTATGCGATGAACTGAACAGTCAATTATAAACTTCTTCATTATCAACTACCTCATGCTATGAACTGAACACCCCGTACTGTTCTGTGACCAGAATTGAATCTGCCCTGTTCCTCCTGAATCTGAGCTTCGACAATCGGTGGGAGTCTCCTTTCCAGCAGCTTGGCATAGGCTTTCCCTGAAAGGAAAGCCTTGTAATCCTCAAGGAAATAGTGTCAGAGTCACAGCGGATTGTGAATTTTGTGGAGCTCATAGTGCCATGCAGTAGATGAAGCTTATGAGAGGAAATGCTCAAGTTCTGATTTAGCAGCCGAAGAAGCGAGGCTGGAAGGTGAGATTGTGCCCTTTAGAAGTCGGCTGCAGAGGATTTGTAGGCAGATCAACAATAGCACTCCTTGGTGAATTAGGCATCCAAGTTTAAAGCAGGCAGTGAAGACTGTCAGAAGCAGCCATGAGAGCTAGTGAGTGGTTGTGGATGAGAAGGAAACATGCTAACTGGGGCACAAGTAGCTTGGTAGATAGCCTAGCTGGGTTAgccttgtgttagcattagcttggtagcATGCTTAAACATTAGTGAGTTAGATAGTCTAACTGGTAGGCAGATAGCCTAACTGTGTTAGCCTTGTGTTAGAATAACTTGGTAGCATGCTTGAACATTAGTGAGTTAGAATTTGTTTGCACACTTGTGTGGTAGTATGATTTTGAGCCCACATAAACAAGGCCTGTAAGAAATAATGAGGTAGCCTTGTGCTAGAATTAGCCTTGTAGCATTCTTGTACATTAGCATAAGCATTAGAATTTGTTTGCACTTTAGTTTGGTAGTAGCCATACTCAAAGCCCGCACATATGGGGCCTCTGTGTAATAGTGTGACTTAatctagaagggcactcggagagcgcagacctccgccaaggttcgtgctattattgcttgttcgtgagtcggatcaggatccgctccaaaatttaatgggttcttccttggcccatgctacacccttccacaaagtttcatgaaaatcgggccagtagtttttccgtaatcctgctaaaagacaaacaaacaaacaaacagcaccgaaaacataacctccttggcgacCAAATTAACCAAGGGGTAGTTACATCATATCcagtgtattgataaatgcatTTATTCCAAAGGACCTCAATATTGCAAAGGCCCCTTTTTAAGTCTGGGGACTCATCCATTCTGCATGATCATCAGTATAGATTTAGAAAATATATTCAACAGATATGGCGGTCCTTCAGCTGATTGAACAAATCCTCTCTGCTCTGAACAATAATGAAAATGCTGTTGTAATTTTTGTAGACTTAGCCATTTACACTGTTAATCATGACATTGTACTACACAAATGATCTTACTATAGTTTAGACAGCAGTTTGTTGCTGGACATCTGATTGGGTAATAATAACATGGTGTGTCCTGCAGGGCTCCATTGTTTGCCCCTTGTTTTTCCTGGTCCACTTCAGTGACTTAGCTGCTGCATGCTCATCAGTGCTTCCTATTGTTTTGCTGATGATAACAACTTGCCATATAAAAATGTCTTTTCATTTATAAATGAAGCAAAGGCTGGTTTAGAGAAAATCTCCAATATAGTTCCAACTAAAACTATTTCTGAAAAAACTATCCtcataaaaaatttaaaaaaagaaataattatAGCTGCTAGCAGCAATGCGGCAACCAGGAACAGCATAGTTTAgttatgaggaaaaaaaggaaaaaagagagaaaatgaaatttaGCCTTTTGAAGAACTTCACAAAAACCAGCCAGCATACATAGCTGTATTAGTGTCGCATTATGGTTGCACCACCCAGGACTAGATCTCACAACCTTTCTCATCATAGGCAGGTCACAAATTTGTTGAGCCAGCTCATAGTGATTCCACATGTTTTTCCACAGTATGACTTCATGAGTGCAGGGTTTAAAAATCTGGTGAATTTGTCCAAGAAAATGTCCAAGAAAATCCATTACCACCATTACTGTGGAATCTGCTTGAAccatcattatttttattttttttcctgtattttgccCAATGACAAGTATGAGCCCTACATTGGTTACATTggttttctatttctatttagACATGCTAGAACCCACGCTACTTAGTGACAAACAACAACCAATAGGGCCCATTACCTCTGCCTATAATTGGAACCGGCACCAGCCAGTGACCACCACACAAGACCCCCCAGAAGAAGACGACAGCCTCACAGTCATCCTGGTAGCCTACAAACGAAGCAGGGAAGGCAGTCCAAGGGTCATGGCTAAAAGGGTCATGGCTAGAAGGGCCATGGCTAGAAGGGTCATGGCTAGAGGGTATCCACATTTTGTTGAGGAGCCATGTCTCTCGCGAGAGTTGGTCTGTGTCGCTCTCTGTAGTGGATTAGGGTAGCTGTCTGACATTGATGTTGCTGTAGGCAATTGCACAGAATATCAGAATAAAAATCATAGAGGCGCTCTGATTaggtgaaaaaatgaaaatgcctttattgactacatggctgaacaaagagtAAAAATTAAAAAGGTAAAATAAGCCTCTACCTTCGGATCTTGGATCTTCAGCAgatattatttttgtttattgccCATTCCGAAGAGCGCCTGTCATACATGTTTGTCCATTGGAAACAGAAGAACCCGCGCaatgctctttctcttttgttgtgTTAATAATAAGAATCACTActagcaagggtggaagtaactaattacatttactcccgttactgtaattgagtagcttttttatgtacttgtacttttagagtagcctattttttaaagtcagtagttttactttttacgtatgtttttgctgaagtattgtacttattAAATATACATTTGAAAGCACATCCATACAGAGTATACATTTTGtagctctccataagcatcagaaactggacaatctGCCAAATTGTGGAGGCATTCACAGTGAACGATCAGTCagcaaagagaagagtaatctgactttactttgtttatgaaacaagcacagatcctgtacagacccatggcgcgtgtacttaaataccacaagatgtcACCTACCttaagtttgtagggcagcgaagacgagttactgtctacaaatccccgttactaactgtggaatgataagtttcacttttgttttcacaccgggagactgtggattgagttcaatgctgctggtctgctgtctgtacatctctaaattacagacatgatgtgatgcgcacatcaggtgcattagagatcgatttagatcaatttctacactgtgaccaacttttgattttgtgcctctgtatgggaaaacactgcatctcacagtcaaaaacgccatgtagaggccatctgacgaagcgcgtcatctaagcgttacctgactgactgactgactgactgactgcctgtctgacctgaatttggctcgtgatgcccttggctgcgccgtgggaaaaatatGTTAAATTCCAATAAACTGTGCCATCTTTGTGGTTAGCGCACTAGTACCTAGCAACAGTCACCTCCTTGCAGTCAACAGAGTGCCAGCACCAACGAGAGTTCCACGTCACGTCAACAAAATGCAGATACCTTCTAGCCATGACTCAGTCCAAGGTCAGCTACTCCATAACCAGCACTGCTCCATCTCTCAGACTTGTTCTGTCTTCCCACAAACTTAAACCGACAATGCCTAAGGCCACCAGGATGACTGCGCCACCTGCCTGTCACTTTCCAAGCATCCTAATCACGCTTGGCCCCCTTACCTGTCCCTACGCACTGGACCCCTCTGGCTCCCTACTCAGTCATCCGCGCTCCACCAGCTTGgttaaattgttttgttttccttattCACCAATAAAGCACCCCAGGAAGGGTTTTTGTGTTAACCACACCTGAGGTCTTGTGgtagtgatggttagctgaccagatactatggttagctagctaacaagctgacattatctcaacacaaaatcaatcagatacatcagtggtgaaatgatgcGTCCCCAgtcaaaacagcacaaaaattaGACActcaatcagctgttcacagacaCTATTGCCCAAGAGCTGATGAACTATAACAGGGCTGCCAgagtgtgttacatcaccttcCCCCTATTCTGTGCACCATTGCTACTTGGACGCCTCCCTAGATCAAGCCAAGGATCACTCATATCCAAAATCCTAGGACAGGATTGTTATATCTCATAATAAATAATAGCAGTATACTAATTTGCTCTGGGTAGACCCATCCACACATAGGTAGCAGTGAAAGGCTTGAGGATTAGCTTGAGGATTAATTTACATGTATTATCATAAGATCAAAATCACCTGCCTTATGTGAGCTACTGAAAATGCTTGTACAAGGAACTGTGCTTTTAGTAATCCTACtatcctactataaatgaggaaaactctgtctgtccgtccgcatccattttgcttctcaatgggttggccaatcaatctgaaactgcacatggccattgagcattggcatagacagggactgacggagctgatttttccattttcacaaatttacgcCGTTTATGCGCCTtcttggcaagtctgcgcggagttgtggtgcgcgcatccccggaagtctgcacatagttgtggcgcgcgcatccccgggtatctGTGCGGAGTTGTGGTGCGCACATCCctggaagtctgcacgtagttgtggcgcgcgcatccccgggtagggACTAGTCATAGTTAATGACCATGACCATTTTGTCTTTCAAATCTCATTGGATTGATGATAAAATATATCAAACTGGAATGTAATATGCAAATATGTTTCACATTGAACTATGCCTCAAAATGTTTCAAACTGCTTGCTTGATGTGTTTCTAGGTTCTTCTACTGGGATAAATAATCCAGTACATTCtctcaatatacagtatgggTAACAGATCCACTGCTTATCTTGCTGCCCACCTCATATTTCTAGCACAGTATGTATTTCCTTGAAGAGGCTTCATTCCCTATTCTTGGCATTGCAACCACTGACACATGTAGTCAAGGCAATATCACCTACTGTAGACAGTCAATTTGATTGGCAGGCTCTTTATGCTGCCTATAGGATTCTCCACTGTGCAGCTGTAGATGTCATCATCTGCCATCAACACTCGTGTGATGGTCAGGAGCTTCTGGTCAGGTGACAACAGGAACCGCGTCTCATTGGTCAGTGGTTTCCCGCCTTTTGACCACCTGTATGTAGTCCTGGTTCCATTGTCATGGGAGCAGTTGAGGATGAAGTTCTCGCTGAGCTCCAGTACTGATGAAGACTCCATGTGGATATAGGGCCTGGATATGGGCTCTGTGGGAGATTCAGTGAGCTATGACAATCTACACAtatatcacacaaacacagtagaTGTCAATGTATCATAAAATAACATCACAAAAATGAAGAAGGCAACAGAAACATGCCATCCCCCACACATAATGCAGTCATTGTTTAGGCTAATCATTTAAAATTCTATGCATCTTGCCCCCATTAGGCctatcagtgtaatttgtaaggacACCTGGATTTCTGTAGCATGTTTCATGTCAGTTGGACTTATGATGTAAGAATTATGCCACCTTCCATTCAAAGTCAGAACTGGGAAGTTCTGACTTCAACTAACATTTCATCAACTGGGAATTCCGAGTCAGGAACTGGGGCAAGATTTCTGAACCCCAACTTTATCAAGACAGAGCTGTCTCACAGCAACATGGCGGCATTCACCGTTAATGGTAatctttaattaattaaaattaaattaaattgctTTTAACATCAATTTAAACTAATATTACAACTTAGATTTTAAGTTCAATTTCCAGCATTATACACATAACAGTGGAACCCAATAATGTGCCTGTAGTTGATCAACCTGATCTCATTCCCAACTCGGACTAGGACCAACTAGGACGCACTGGGTGTTCCATAGACTCCATGGTAAAACCTCTCGCGGCAGTATTGGACGCCTGCAACTTTCTCTCCTGGACCACGGAACACACAGTCTGGCgtacattttctgcccaaataaggcATTCTGTTTTGATGCATTTATTTGCTTGAGCTCTTTGGTgctaatattaataaaaaaaatagttaatatggttgtagatcaatttcgaggccaaatgaaaaaaaaatggcctggAGAGTGAGACACAGAAACTGGGGGCAAGAGCGGGGCACTGTGTAATccaataataatactagtaaactatatttctgatagaaaatatgtgcaaagaccattttactaatcGAAAGTCCTGTCTGGAATAACCTCACCTTCCTATTCCTGCTGCAATAGCTCTAACaagttcatcttcctcctcatccttttTTCTCCAAGCAGGATTTTTATTCTAGCGCgagtaaataggtttacataatgtcaccaaattgtacagtaatgtggaaataagaataacgcctatcggatcataaattagacctaatCATGTGTGATCAATCAGTAAGCTATTATGGCTCACAATATATAGTGGTGCGTAATGGCTGTGCGTAATGATACAGTGGCTGCTGTGGCGCTGTTAGCAAGCAGA
Proteins encoded:
- the hepacamb gene encoding hepatic and glial cell adhesion molecule b encodes the protein MKAEKEAPSKAKAIPQILPLVCLLVLLHPGGVLAVNITSPSTFIRGTLGGEALLSVRYISFSPDPPVIKWQLKREKPVTVVQSIGTDIIGNLRPEYRDRILVFENGTLLLHNLRLSDEGTYDVEISITDDTFAGEDSITLTVDEPISRPYIHMESSSVLELSENFILNCSHDNGTRTTYRWSKGGKPLTNETRFLLSPDQKLLTITRVLMADDDIYSCTVENPIGSIKSLPIKLTVYRRSSLYIILSTGGIFLLITLVTVCACWKPSKKSRHPARKPLSGFYYQSQHSPINHAVDVLPKMTEHEGKNAVSLYILQEKDSSMGDSSSNSMGSPSEPDSPPSYTSSPTYISSLTPSTKSIDLPAHSSRKYPRTPNSSNPPHCSKLQARSPPSASGSGCTVHHPG